The genomic DNA ACCACCTCCATACGTGTACAAATCACCACCTCTATATGTGTACAAATCACCACCACCTTCCCCGCCACCACCATACGTTTATAAGTCTCCACCACCCCCATCACCTTCCCCACCACCTCCATATGTCTATAAGTCTCCACGACCTCCATCACCTTCCCCACCACCTCCATACGTGTACAAGTCACCTCCACCTCCTTCACCTTCTCCACCACCTCCATACGTGTACAAGTCACCTCCACCACCATCCCCTTCGCCACCTCCTCCATATGTGTACAAGTCACCTCCACCCCCATCGCCTTCTCCACCACCTCCATATGTATACAAGTCTCCTcccccaccatcaccatcaccaccacctccttATGTCTACAAGTCTCCACCACCACCCTTACCTTCCCCACCACCTCCTTACATTTATAAGTCTCCACCGCCACCCTCACCGTCTCCACCACCTCCATACGTTTACAAGTCTCCACCACCTCCATCACATTCTCCACCTCCCCCATATGTGTACAAgtcacctccaccaccatcaccttccCCACCTCCTCCATACATTTATAAGTCTCCACCACTACCCTCACCAACTCCACCACCTCAATACGTTTACAAGTCTCCACCAACCCCATCATATTCTCCACCTCCCCCATATGTGTACAAgtcacctccacctcctccaTATATTTACAAgtcacctccacctcctccaTATATTTACAAGTCACCTCCACCACCTCCATATATTTACAAGTCATCTCCACCACCTCCATATGTGTATAAGTCACCTCCGCCACCATCACCATCTCCACCACCTCCATATGTTTACAagtcacctccaccaccattacCATCACCATCTCCACCACCTCCATATGTTTACAAgtcacctccaccaccatcactaTCTCCACCACCTCCATATGTATACAACTCTCCACCTCCCCCCTCACTATCCCCACCCCTGCCTTATATCTACAAGTCTCCTCCCCTACCATTTCATGTACCACAACATCCATACTACTACCAATCACCACATCCACGATCAAAGTCGCCCCCTCCTCCAGCTTATTACTATAAGTCTCCCCCACCACCAAGACATTATTAAAAGCACAGACTTATTCAACAAAGAAGATTAAGCCAATTTTCACTTAGCGTGATGATATAAATGTTTCTTTTCGGTCAACTTATTTGCTTTTGTCATCCATTCTTATTTAATTGTATATGTGAGTTAATAACATCTCACGGTGAAATGATGTTTTATGTTTTACCGTGTGTTTGTCTTATTCTTTCCCTTTATCAATATAAAGAGATTATTGCTAATTCTCACTTTCCTTCTTAAGGGGTATGGTCCAAAATCTCGCACCAACGCGAGTGACCATCACCCGGCTTATTATCCTGATCAACAAAGAACTTGCTTCAGTTCGTGTGGCACACGCGAACACGTTTGCTTTACCTCTCAGTGAAAGATGAGAATTTCACCTTTTATATGAAATGGTTGTTTTCGTCAACATACACGGGATGCGGTGCTACATTCACTTTCTGTCAAACACATGTCCATGTTGCGGTCCAGCGCGGGCACACGCGGGACAACAACGGAGCGATATACAAATGTGTTGGCCTATATTTACGCAGATTACCGCACATAACGGAGATACGCAAGACCACGTCCTATTGTTATACAAGTGGAACTGTCACTTTGACTTATGTGACCAACCAGCAAGTGGCATGCCTAGGCACTGACAACGACGGTCAGCTAATCGCCCAATGCGCAGCTGCCCAGCCAACATGCATAAAAGCTGATGGACAGACTGACAACCCCAGCAGGCCACGTGGCGGGTGTTTCGTCGTGCAATTGCTACATCAGGACACATGGCAACACCTCCGCGTGCGCCCAACATTCCCGTGACCTGCGCTCCTGTCAGGTCTACGAAAAGCCACTAGTTGTCAGTCGGGCACAAGGCCCATCAAGCGGCCCATTGGCTTTCCTCCACTCTTCGGCATAAATACCCATCTCGAACCAGTTTTGAGGAAATGCTAATATGCTCTCTCACAATTACTACTTAAATACTTATCTTGATTCCAaagcaaatacttattctcacgctggagggtGGTAATAAGGAGCAACCCCTACCTCATTCTCTTTGTtgcgagtcacggtgtgtttcaCTGTGCAGGTGACAGATTAGAAGACGACCCAACCATCGATCAAGGAAAGAAgtgattaaccctacttgacgagactcGGCCCGTGGACTAACCTCtcggttaaccactgtttcatcattggcgcccaccgctatcTCTATTAGCACTTTACTCTCTTCTTTTCCACGATCATATCTGATCAATGAAATCTTACCAACATGGGGGACCTTTTCTCCCACCAAGCGTCGGACAAACGGGTAATACTCCCCCTAGTCAGCCTATAGGCTATATCGGCACCTCTTCGCAAATGGGAAACGTCTCGGCGAATATGCCAGATATTTCCCATTTTGCACCCATTTTACCACCAGGGGTCGATCTCCACTCCTAGTTTCTACAATAAAAATCTGCCTTAAACACAACCTATGCACATGCCTACGCGGACATGTAGCACTAGCACCATTTACACTTGCGCCCAGTACTTTTCAATACGAGGCGCTACCTACACAACACCCTGCGTCTAGGTACAGGCGCGAGCAGCATGGTAACTCGTATATGAGTCTCCATACATTAAACGAAGGGGATTCCACCTATGGATCCCGGGCCAAGGCCTCTGCGCACCAAAGGCTAGGGCCACCCGGGCAACAACGACGAGAATCAATCACTCGACGAGGGTCCAGTATACAAAGCCGTCTTGGGCCGCACCCCAATGACGACTTACACGACAGAACCGACCCTAAAGATGCATTGCAAAATACATCGATTATCTTGTATAGTTTGTTcgcattttagttaattttagtttaattttagttagattatttgtatatttgatTTGTTTGTGTTTCGCAGGTATTGGTGAATTAAAGTGGTTGAAATGAGGCAGAAAACGAGCTAAAAGTTCTAAATCCAAATGCGGTTCGTAAACGAATGACTTAAAGatgaaaagtaataaaaaaattgtGAAGTTGGGGTTTGCCGCGCGTCGCGACACAGTTTGTGATGATGTCCGCGGGTCGCCAGGGAGTCCAGTTGACTCGTTGGAAATCTTGATGCGCCATGGGCCGCGGAACCATACAGCAAGTGAATAGTGGGCCGCCCAAAACAAAGGAATAAACTTGATCAAAAAAAATTCCAACCATGCATTGTTTCGAGATCTAGGTGGTTGAAATGAGGCAGAAAACGAGCTAAAAGTTCTAAATCCAAATGCGGTTCGTAAACGAATGACTTAAAGatgaaaagtaataaaaaaattgtGAAGTTGGGGTTTGCCGCGCGTCGCGACACAGTTTGTGATGATGTCCGCGGGTCGCCAGGGAGTCCAGTTGACTCGTTGGAAATCTTGATGCGCCATGGGCCGCGGAACCATACAGCAAGTGAATAGTGGGCCGCCCAAAACAAAGGAATAAACTTGATCAAAAAAAATTCCAACCATGCATTGTTTCGAGATCTAGGTGGGGGAATTGGTTTGTTTCTTTTGGGCTTTGGAATCAAATTATTGGGTATTGAAAATTAAAACCCTAATGGGGGGCATATAAGTGAACGTGAAGGTCAGACGAAAGAGGGTGTGGACTCctaattaaaaaacataaaaaggcaTTTGGCAATTATTCTTTTTTTGGGAGGAATTCAATTCCCTATTATTTTCGAAAACAACAACATTGGCGGCAGAACGCATTAGGCACATTATTTGAGAGGATTATTCATATATTTTTCGACAACAGAAGGCAGTTGGTGATTCCTAGTTATTTTCGACAACAGTTGGTGTCGCACACAGAAGAAAAGTTAAGAGGAGGTTGTTTTGGCgcaagaaaaagaaagaaaagaaatattCGATTCGTGGTTGGAGCATTACGGGTTCGATATTACTCTTATTTTTCTAATCTTTTTCATTGAAACCATGTCTTGTTTGATTTTCACAACTGAGTTTGTTATGTTTTTGATGAATACGAGTAGCTAAATTTCCAAACTACTTAGGTTGAGATGAACTAGATGTTTGTGACGTTGTTTTGACTCGGTTTGGTATTTTCTGCGATTTACATAACTTTATCTTGAActtgatcttgatattgcatgtttAAGTGTTGGTTATGATTGTTGATTGATAAATCTAGCGGTTTAGGCACGTAGAAATGTAACCTAGACTTAGGGTTTAATTTGAATCGGTTAATCTTAGGGTTTTCGGTTTGAATATTGAGTTTAGAAATAAACCAAGTTAATCAATAGTTAAAATCAATAActaaaacttgcatcctcatATTTTGACTCGAGAGACGATTTAGGTgtgctaggttattagctaatcgttgttgggtagattgggtgaccgatagcttGGGCTCATTTATTTCATCGCGTTTAGggtttcctaggatttcaatTATCAAGGTTGGGTTTGCTTCGTGAATATAGGGTTTTGGGGGTAATTTAGctttcattatttaatattcgtgggatttggtatcgataggtcgAGCCGGTTCATTCTAGCACTTCGCATTTCATCCCTATCTTTCGGTTGATCATCTCTAGCGGGAGGTTATTCAGGTAGATTAGGATATTTAGCCATTACCATAGTCAAGATAGCgttgcatgattctagggattcgaCACCTAGGTAGTCCTTTGTCATCATATTTGACCTACACTTTGCTTCCGAGTTCGTTTGCATATTGCGTTGCTACTCTTGTTTACCATTTTTATAACCAATTAGGCTATTAGATAATTATCCAAATCAAACTTAAAACTGACTTTGTATTCGATAACGGTTTAGTATCTAGGGTTTGCACATTgtgtccacggattgatatccggtcTTGCCATCTACACTACATTGCGACCGgtgcacttgccgattgtgtgtggtttagtTTGCGATTCCATTTTAAAACTTGTCCGAATTTAATATATACATTTTCACACATTAAGCAAAAGGCACCTAAAGGCAATGAAAATCTAAGAAAGCAAGTAAACAACTAGATAGACGACTCGGGTTGTTGTAGTATAGTTGtaagtttttggcaccgttgccggggacactggCACTTTAGAGAACAACTCGAGTCGTCTATCTAGTTGTTTACTTGCTTTCTTAGATTTTCATTGCCTTTGGGTGCCTTTTGCTTGCAATTTGTGCCTTTTGGGTTAGATTTGCTTTAGTATTTAGATTAGTAGTCTCACCATTGTATGCGCCATACTCGCTCACTGGGGCCACCTTCGTTTGTTGCTTCGTCTAAGCCCGAGCGAGATTTCCACGAGCGCCTTTGCACCTTCCGAGCTAGTTAGGTACACATTCCATCTTCTGCTTTTACTATGGGTGATGCTGATCCCCCAGCTAGGAAAGTCGTCGCAGACTACGCCCGACCGAATGCAGCCAATGCTCGATCCAGCATTACCCGACCTGCTATCGGAGTTAATAGCTGGCAGATTTCGCCTCAGATCATCACGATGGTTACGAACACCATCCAGTTCCATGGGTTACCTTGTGAGGACCCGAATGTCCATCTTTCTTGTTTTTCAGCTATCTGCGATACGTTTCAGGCGCAAGGAGTCAACGAAGACGCCTGCAAGTTGTGCCTATTCCCATTCCCACTCGCCGATCGAGCCCATGCTTGGTTGGAATCTCTTCCTGCGGGATATATCACCACTTGGGCTGGGATGCAAGATAAGTTCTTAGGAAAATATTTCCCCCCTGCTAAAACTGCTCGTTTGCGGAGGATGATTCAGGAGTTCCGTCAAAAGGAGGGAGAGTCATTCTACGAGACATGGGAGCGTTTCAAGGAGTTGTTGGtcaagtgtcctcatcacggatTCGAGGATTGGGCTTTAGTTGAGAATTTCTATCATGGAGTGACGCCCACCACGAGGAATATGCTGAACCCTACTACTGGTGGCAATCTGATGACCGCCAAAACACCAGAGGAGTGCACTGAGATGTTTGAGGACATAGCGATGAGTAGTTATGAGTTTCCTGATTCTAGAGATTCGTCCACTACACAGAGAGGCATCCACTACACGGAGAGGCGTGCATAAACTTGACGAAACGGATGAATGAGATGCAGTCGAAGAAGAAACAGGTGTGCGAGATATGCACTGGGAAGCATGACGCGGCCGCGTGTCCTATGCCCCTGCGGAGTCGCCAGAGCAGGTAGAGTTTGTGAGTAATCACAATCAGAACAATTTTGGTGATCGTTACAATTCGAATTGGAAGAACCACCCAAAGTTCAGTTGGAAGAACAGCAAACCACCAAGGTTTCGGCTGCGTCAGAGTTTGTTTCAGGGCGCAGGAACAGGAGCAGGAGCGAGTTCGGGTACGAAGAACCCGACAATAGAGGAGATGCTGATGCAGAACCAGGAGACGTTAGCTAAGCAGACACAGTTGCTTACACAGTTCATCACTCGCAAGGATACTCGACATCAGGAGACACAGTCGAGGTTCATGGAGTACGAGACTTTCATGAAGAGTCAGAACATGATGCTGTAGAACCGGGAGAGGACAGCAGGTTCGCTGGCCGACCAGCTGAACCAGAGACCTCAGGGTGGTCTCCCTAGTAGCACTGTTGGGAATCCGAATGCTACTGCAAAGGCTGTTACTACGAGGAGTGGGCGAGGAGCTATTGAGGTCGAGCCGGTAGATGATGAGGAACCGGTCGACAAGGAGATTGAGATGGAGACCCCTGCTGGTAAGGTGCACGAGAGgctgcgcccagcaagtacagcacaatcCAGCGGGTCTTCAGGAGAGAAGAAGGAGGCAGAGAAGGAGCCGACGAGGGTGTATAAGCCAACACCCCTTACCCAGGTCGGTTAGTGAAGGGTAAGGACGCAGAGCAGTACAACAAGTTCCTCGAGATGTTGAAGAAGCTGCACGTGAACATCTCGTTCGTAGAGGCCCTATCAAAGATGCCAAAGTACGCGAAGTTTATCAAGGACCTGCTCACAAACAAGATGAAGTTGGAGGATCTTGCGACTGTTACATTGAGCGAGGAGTGTTCTGCCGTCTTGCAGAACAAGCTACCGAAGAAGGTGTCTGATCCTGGTAGCTTCACGATTCCGTGTTTGATCGGAAATCTCTCCGTCAGCAATGCGCTGGcagacttaggggctagcataaATCTTATGCCGTATTCCATCTTTGCTAAGCTCAATCTAGGCAAGCCGTCTCCTACGCGCATGAGTCTTCAGTTGGCCGATCGATCAGTGAAGTTTCCGAGGGGTGTTGTAGAGAATATGCTAGTGAAGGTCGACAAATTCGTATTTCCAGTTGATTTCATCATCCTTGACATGGACGAGGACTCTGAGGTCCCGCTGATTTTAGGTCGTCCATTCCTTGCCATTGCATGAGCACGCATTGACGTGCACGACGGCAAGTTGACTCTTCGAGTTGATGAGGATGAGGTCACATTCGACATTCAGCGTTCCATGAGGCATACCCAACAGCATGATGACACTCTATACTTTATCGATACTCTTATGTCACATGTGGGTAGCCTTCTCAGCGATATTTGCGGGAGAGATGCGTCTGATATGCAGGTTGCGAGTGTGGATGATCAGGGGAGTGGGGTCACTAAGTTGGATGTTGAGCAGGACCCTCTGTCGTAGGCTACCGAGCCTTCTCCTAGATTTGAGGTGTTTGAGGTCATCGAGGAAGAGGAGATTCCGAAGGAGAGACCGTCTGTTGAGGTACCCCTACCCATAGAGTTGAAGGAGTTGCCGTCTCATCTGGAGTATGCATTCTTAGGTGAGGGATCTCAATTACCCGTCATTATTTCTGCTGGATTGACAGAGGAGGAGAAGAAGAGGCTCATGAGTTTCCTGAGAGATCATAGGCAGGAGATTGCATGGAAGCTGATGGACATCAAGGGTATTAACCCATCGTTTTGCACGCACAAGATCTTGATGGAAGAGGAGTTCAAGTCGGTGGTTCAGCCTCAGAGAAGGCTAAACCCTAATATGCAGGACGTCGTGAAGAAAGAGGTGATTAAGTTGCTGGATAGAGGACGGATTTATCCGATTTTAGACTCTGCATGGGTGAGTCCCGTCCAGGTGGTCCCCAAGAAGGGGGGTATGACAGTGGTCATCAACGATAAAAATGAGTTGATACCCACCCGGACCGTCACCGGTTAGCGAGTTTGCATAGATTATCGCAGACTCAATGATGCCACGCGCaaggatcactttcctttgcTGTTCATTGATCAGATGCTTGAGCGATTGTCAGGACAGCAATTCTATTGCTTTCTCGATGGATTCTCAGGGTTATTTCCAGATCCCTATTGCACCAGAGGATTAGGAAAAGACCACCTTTACATGCCCCTTTGGCACCTTCGcgtatcgacgcatgccatttgggttgTGTAACGCTCCAGCCACATTTCAGCACTGTATGGTGGCGATCTTTGATGAGTTGGTCGAGGACTCCATGGAGGTGTTTATGGATGACTTTTTTGTGTTTGGGAGTTCCTTCGATCACTGCCTGCGTAATCTCGAGCGTGTGCTTACTCGATGTGAGGAGACGAACCTGATGCTTAACTGGGAAAAGTGTCATTTCATGATTCGAGAGGGGATTGTGCTAGGGCACAAGATTTCACAGGCGAGGCTTGAGGTTGATCAAGCCAAAGTTGATGTTATTTCCAAGCTCCCGCCGCCTACTTGTGTGAAATCGATTAGGAGTTTCTTGGGTCATGCGGGATTCTACCGCCATTTCATTCgcgacttctcgaagattgctcgcTCGATGACCCAGCTGCTAGAGAAGGATAGGTCGTTCGTGTTTGATGATGAGTGCTTGAAGGCCTTTGAGTTGATTAGGGAGAGGTTAGTGAGCGCTCCCATCCTGATTGTTCCCGATTGGAGCCTCCCTTTCGAGATCATGTGCgattgatgtgcgttaggtgcgatatattttaggtgtatattttaagccctttttacacttttttagccaagttttaaatttataaaacacgatatttaacactaaacacacatatgggcaagtgcacccatcgtgagcgtagtatagtgttggtaagataccgaggtcgtccaaggacacaagagcttttagtaccggtttatcctcaacgtctaatcaaatcaaaatgttagaaaaaggtttttaaactaaaaataaaactaactaaaatgctgaaaataaaaataaaaataaaaacagatagacaagatgaatcacttggatccgactcgtgtgtagtgtaacctttgattattttcgcacttttgcccttgtttaagagattatcttagttattgtagtaggcccctcttttcaaggtgacgttaccctcaacccagtagtttgagtcagcaaggatacaatcctaaagggtcggattattgaaagataattaattaagttattaatgcaatgtgataggccctcttttgaaggtgacgttaccctcggctaagtagtctgagtcataGGTCGTTCGTGTTTGATGATGAGTGCTTGAAGGCCTTTGAGTTGATTAGGGAGAGGTTAGTGAGTGCTCCCATCCTGATTGCTCCCGATTGGAGCCTCCCTTTCGAGATCATGTGCGATTTATGCACGTTAGGTGcgatatattttaggtgtatattttaagcccttttacactttttagccaagttttaaatttataaaacacgatatttactaacactaaacacacatatgggcaagtgcacccatcgtgagcgtagtatagtgttggtaagataccgaggtcgtccaaggacacaagagcttttagtaccggtttatcctcaacgtctaatcaaatcaaaatgttagaaaaaggattttaaactaaaaatataactaactaaaatgctgaaaataaaaataaaaataaaaacagatagacaagatgaatcacttggatctgactcgtgtatagtgtaacctttgattattttcgcacttttgcacttgtttaagagattatcttagttattgtagtaggcccctcttttgaaggtgacgttaccctcaacccagtagtttgagtcagcaaggatacaatcctaaagggtcggattattgaaagataattaattaagttattaatgcataatgtggtaggcccctcttttgaaggtgatgttaccctcggctaagtagtctgagtcagcagggatacagtcctaagtagccgggttaaagttttaatagtagtttaacttatgaggggatcaaagagtttggacccccgccatccaataccagtgggtattgaaggaggtcctactaaaactgacccaggtcctttgcaggatctatacactgaacaatggcaagactcttaccaaaccgttcccttaacccctgatgCGCGTAAGTGTGtgtatgttttagatatatattttaagccctttttacactttttagccaagttttaaatttataaaacacgatatttactaacactaaacatacatatgggcaagtgcacccatcgtggacgtagtatggtgttggtaagataccaaggtcgtc from Helianthus annuus cultivar XRQ/B chromosome 7, HanXRQr2.0-SUNRISE, whole genome shotgun sequence includes the following:
- the LOC110892347 gene encoding uncharacterized protein LOC110892347; the encoded protein is MLKKLHVNISFVEALSKMPKYAKFIKDLLTNKMKLEDLATVTLSEECSAVLQNKLPKKVSDPGSFTIPCLIGNLSVSNALADLGASINLMPYSIFAKLNLGKPSPTRMSLQLADRSVKFPRGVVENMLVKVDKFVFPVDFIILDMDEDSEVPLILGRPFLAIA